The following proteins are encoded in a genomic region of Amycolatopsis sulphurea:
- a CDS encoding DUF998 domain-containing protein translates to MGNLLGVRAWRLAAFTAITWALFTITVLHLVSSRDPLYDTLSSYTITDHGEGMLGASVLSLSVGSVAVFGALASAGVPMTRSTRLLLALWALGLAAAALFPASYPESPRPVSGEIHLYSCLIAFASLPGAAIGMLDPLRGTAERALVVRWLRFGLGSVVLFGVSYLFVRLDEAGVAPFHVLTEVLPVGLTQRLTLLADVVLLLVLIRIAVRTESTRAELALSPALRP, encoded by the coding sequence ATGGGGAACCTGCTGGGGGTCCGGGCCTGGCGCCTGGCCGCGTTCACAGCCATCACCTGGGCGTTGTTCACGATCACCGTGCTGCACCTCGTCAGCTCGCGCGATCCGCTCTACGACACGCTTTCCAGCTACACGATCACCGACCACGGGGAGGGGATGCTCGGCGCGAGCGTGCTCTCGCTGTCCGTCGGCTCGGTCGCCGTGTTCGGCGCGCTGGCCTCCGCCGGGGTGCCGATGACCCGCAGTACGAGACTGCTGCTCGCGTTGTGGGCGCTGGGATTGGCGGCGGCCGCGTTGTTCCCCGCCAGCTATCCCGAAAGCCCGCGGCCGGTGAGCGGAGAAATCCACCTCTACTCATGCCTGATCGCGTTCGCGAGCCTGCCCGGCGCCGCGATCGGCATGCTGGATCCGTTGCGCGGCACGGCGGAACGCGCGCTCGTGGTGCGGTGGCTGCGTTTCGGGCTGGGGTCGGTGGTGCTGTTCGGGGTGAGCTATCTGTTCGTGCGGCTGGACGAAGCGGGCGTCGCCCCGTTCCATGTGCTCACCGAAGTGCTGCCGGTCGGCCTCACCCAGCGGCTCACTCTCCTCGCCGACGTCGTCTTGCTGCTGGTGCTGATCCGGATCGCGGTGCGGACCGAATCGACCCGCGCCGAACTCGCCCTCAGTCCCGCATTGCGGCCGTGA
- a CDS encoding D-cysteine desulfhydrase family protein — MTFEFDRFPALDPFPRAGLAYGPTPLVPAPRLGEALGLSHLLLKRDDLHPLGAGGNKLRKLDFHLGAALAARADTVITFGALQSNHARQTAAACARLGLRCELVLTAEVPRSGEAYEESGNIPLDLLFGARVHVCADEGEGAATYREVLAEAVEDGRKAATIPVGGSNPLGVLGYVAAARELAGQLAHLGVERARIVAPHASGATAAGLALGSAVLGSLELDIACVSHPLAESEQTLAELVSGAAQLLGIDSPALDHVWMNDSTIGEGYGIPAPETWGALRLFGRTEGVVLDPVYTGKAAAALVEWVADGRFPLEETVVFVHTGGLPGLFGYAPEFTAAMRD; from the coding sequence ATGACGTTCGAGTTCGATCGATTCCCCGCCCTCGACCCGTTTCCCCGGGCCGGTCTCGCGTACGGGCCGACGCCGCTGGTGCCTGCGCCGCGGCTCGGGGAAGCGCTCGGGCTGTCGCATCTGCTGCTCAAACGGGACGACCTGCACCCGCTCGGTGCGGGCGGCAACAAGCTGCGGAAGCTCGATTTCCACCTCGGCGCCGCGCTCGCCGCGCGGGCCGACACGGTGATCACCTTCGGGGCACTGCAGAGCAATCACGCCCGGCAGACCGCGGCCGCCTGCGCCCGGCTGGGGTTGCGGTGCGAGCTGGTGCTGACCGCGGAAGTACCGCGTTCCGGCGAAGCCTACGAGGAATCCGGCAACATCCCGCTCGACCTGCTTTTCGGTGCCCGGGTGCACGTCTGCGCGGACGAGGGGGAAGGCGCCGCCACATACCGGGAGGTGCTGGCCGAAGCGGTAGAGGACGGCCGGAAGGCGGCCACGATTCCGGTCGGCGGCTCCAATCCGCTCGGGGTGCTCGGGTACGTCGCAGCCGCGCGTGAGCTGGCCGGGCAGCTCGCCCATCTCGGGGTGGAGCGGGCACGAATCGTCGCGCCGCACGCGAGCGGGGCGACCGCCGCCGGGCTGGCGCTCGGCTCGGCCGTGCTCGGTTCGCTCGAACTGGACATCGCCTGCGTGAGCCATCCGCTCGCCGAATCCGAGCAGACGCTGGCCGAGCTGGTCAGTGGGGCCGCGCAGCTGCTGGGGATCGATTCCCCCGCGCTGGATCACGTGTGGATGAACGACAGCACGATCGGCGAGGGCTACGGGATTCCCGCGCCCGAGACCTGGGGTGCGCTGCGGTTGTTCGGCCGCACCGAAGGCGTGGTGCTCGATCCGGTCTACACCGGAAAAGCCGCCGCGGCACTCGTCGAATGGGTTGCCGACGGCCGGTTTCCGCTGGAGGAGACCGTGGTGTTCGTGCACACCGGAGGGTTGCCCGGGCTCTTCGGCTACGCGCCCGAGTTCACGGCCGCAATGCGGGACTGA